The following are encoded together in the Callithrix jacchus isolate 240 chromosome 19, calJac240_pri, whole genome shotgun sequence genome:
- the ELF3 gene encoding ETS-related transcription factor Elf-3 isoform X1: MAATCEISNIFSNYFSAMYSSDDSTLASVPPAATFGADDLVLTLSNPQMSLEGTDKASWSGEQPQFWSKTQVLDWISYQVEKNKYDASAIDFSRCDMDGATLCNCALEELRLVFGPLGDQLHAQLRDLTSSSSDELSWIIELLEKDGMAFQETLDPVPFDQGSPFAQELLDDGQQASPYHPGSCGAGAPSPGSSDISTTGTGTSRSSHSSDSGGSDVDLDPTDSKLFPSDSFPDCKKGDPKHGKRKRGRPRKLSKEYWDCLEGKKSKHAPRGTHLWEFIRDILIHPELNEGLMKWENRHEGVFKFLRSEAVAQLWGQKKKNSNMTYEKLSRAMRYYYKREILERVDGRRLVYKFGKNSSGWKEEEVLQSRN, from the exons ATGGCTGCAACCTGTGAGATTAGCAACATTTTCAGCAACTACTTCAGTGCTATGTACAGCTCGGATGACTCCACCCTGGCCTCTGTTCCCCCTGCTGCCACTTTTGGGGCCGATGACTTGGTGCTGACCCTGAGCAACCCTCAGATGTCATTGGAGGGTACAG ATAAGGCCAGCTGGTCAGGGGAACAGCCCCAGTTCTGGTCGAAGACGCAGGTTCTGGACTGGATCAGCTACCAAGTGGAGAAGAACAAGTACGATGCCAGCGCCATTGACTTCTCACGGTGTGACATGGACGGGGCCACCCTCTGCAACTGTGCCCTTGAGGAGCTGCGTCTGGTCTTTGGGCCTCTAGGGGACCAACTCCATGCCCAGCTGCGAGACCTCA CTTCCAGCTCTTCTGATGAGCTCAGTTGGATCATTGAGCTGCTGGAGAAGGATGGCATGGCCTTCCAGGAGACCCTAGACCCAGTCCCTTTTG ACCAGGGCAGTCCCTTTGCCCAGGAGCTGCTGGACGATGGTCAGCAAGCCAGCCCCTACCACCCCGGCAGCTGTGGCGCAGGAGCCCCCTCCCCCGGCAGCTCTGACATCTCCACCACAG GGACTGGTACTTCTCGGAGCTCCCACTCCTCAGACTCTGGTGGAAGTGACGTGGACCTGGATCCCACTGACAGCAAGCTCTTCCCCAGTG ATAGCTTTCCTGACTGCAAGAAGGGGGATCCCAAGCACGGGAAGCGGAAACGAGGCCGGCCCCGAAAGCTGAGCAAAGAGTACTGGGACTGTCTCGAGGGCAAGAAGAGCAAGCACG CGCCCAGAGGCACCCACCTCTGGGAGTTCATCCGGGACATCCTCATCCACCCGGAGCTCAACGAGGGCCTCATGAAATGGGAGAATCGGCACGAAGGCGTCTTCAAGTTCCTGCGCTCTGAGGCTGTGGCCCAACTGTGGggccaaaagaaaaagaacagcaacATGACCTATGAGAAGCTGAGCCGGGCCATGAG GTACTACTACAAACGGGAGATCCTGGAACGGGTGGATGGCCGTCGACTCGTCTACAAGTTTGGCAAAAACTCCAGCggctggaaggaggaagaggttCTCCAGAGTCGGAACTGA
- the ELF3 gene encoding ETS-related transcription factor Elf-3 isoform X2 yields MDGATLCNCALEELRLVFGPLGDQLHAQLRDLTSSSSDELSWIIELLEKDGMAFQETLDPVPFDQGSPFAQELLDDGQQASPYHPGSCGAGAPSPGSSDISTTGTGTSRSSHSSDSGGSDVDLDPTDSKLFPSDSFPDCKKGDPKHGKRKRGRPRKLSKEYWDCLEGKKSKHAPRGTHLWEFIRDILIHPELNEGLMKWENRHEGVFKFLRSEAVAQLWGQKKKNSNMTYEKLSRAMRYYYKREILERVDGRRLVYKFGKNSSGWKEEEVLQSRN; encoded by the exons ATGGACGGGGCCACCCTCTGCAACTGTGCCCTTGAGGAGCTGCGTCTGGTCTTTGGGCCTCTAGGGGACCAACTCCATGCCCAGCTGCGAGACCTCA CTTCCAGCTCTTCTGATGAGCTCAGTTGGATCATTGAGCTGCTGGAGAAGGATGGCATGGCCTTCCAGGAGACCCTAGACCCAGTCCCTTTTG ACCAGGGCAGTCCCTTTGCCCAGGAGCTGCTGGACGATGGTCAGCAAGCCAGCCCCTACCACCCCGGCAGCTGTGGCGCAGGAGCCCCCTCCCCCGGCAGCTCTGACATCTCCACCACAG GGACTGGTACTTCTCGGAGCTCCCACTCCTCAGACTCTGGTGGAAGTGACGTGGACCTGGATCCCACTGACAGCAAGCTCTTCCCCAGTG ATAGCTTTCCTGACTGCAAGAAGGGGGATCCCAAGCACGGGAAGCGGAAACGAGGCCGGCCCCGAAAGCTGAGCAAAGAGTACTGGGACTGTCTCGAGGGCAAGAAGAGCAAGCACG CGCCCAGAGGCACCCACCTCTGGGAGTTCATCCGGGACATCCTCATCCACCCGGAGCTCAACGAGGGCCTCATGAAATGGGAGAATCGGCACGAAGGCGTCTTCAAGTTCCTGCGCTCTGAGGCTGTGGCCCAACTGTGGggccaaaagaaaaagaacagcaacATGACCTATGAGAAGCTGAGCCGGGCCATGAG GTACTACTACAAACGGGAGATCCTGGAACGGGTGGATGGCCGTCGACTCGTCTACAAGTTTGGCAAAAACTCCAGCggctggaaggaggaagaggttCTCCAGAGTCGGAACTGA